One Triticum dicoccoides isolate Atlit2015 ecotype Zavitan chromosome 3B, WEW_v2.0, whole genome shotgun sequence genomic window, ATTAAAAAAGAATAGACAGAATGGAAGAGAAGAGCAAAATGCAAAAGGGTGCGAGAAAATCAGGGGGGAAAGTGGGGTGTTGGAAACGAAGGCCAGGCCAGCCGAGCCGAGCAGAGCGTTCGTTCGTTGTTATAAAGCCGCAACTtgttcccttccccctccctccccaTCTGCTTGCGCTCCCTCGTCACTCTCTCTCTCCCCGCCCCGCCCGCCGGATCACCCGCCGGcgtcagctctctctctctctctccctaccatCGCCTACGAGCTAGGAGTAGTAGGCTACGAGTGAGTGATAGCCCGCAACTCTGTCCCGCCATTACTCCTCCCTCATAACAGAGGAAGCAGGGAGCAGAGGAGGCGGAGAAGAGCCGGGAAAGAGCACGCCGGCAGGCAAGGCAGAGAGTAATCCTTCCGCTCTGCGGTCGTACCTTCACCCGGGCGGCGCGGCCACCACCACGCTCCTAGGCTCCTAGCTAGCTACTCCTAGCAGCGAGCGAGCCAACAGAGAGCCCACTCCTGCATCAATCGCACAGTAAATTCCGGCGCACCCTGCATTCACTGCCCCGTCCGTCCGGCCGGCCGCGATCTCCGAATATttacttctcctcctcctcctcgcaagaaAGGTtcgtctctcttctcttctctccgtGCCGGTGTTTCAGAGGCTGCCGCCCCCGTTTCGTTTTATATTGGCCTCTCGCGCTCGTATTGGGCGGAGAGTCTGCCTGCGCTGTCCTCCTGGATCTTGATCCCTCTGCTCTGCTTCGTCCGTACACAGCACACAGCGGAGCGCGGCGTGGTGAGAGAACGGGAGAGAGGAGAAGATGGTGCCCCGCGAGCATGGGGACGAGGCCATCGTGGCGGACGGGCacggcaaggaggaggaggtcggggTGATGGGCGTGAGCAGCGGCGGCgcggacggcgacgaggagcagcaCGGCGGCGGCAAGTTCAGCGTCACCAGCTTCCTCTGGCACGGCGGCTCCGTGTGGGACGCCTGGTTCAGCTGCGCCTCCAACCAGGTATGTATGTCTTCCTGAGCATCGATCGccatgatgttgaagaagaagacgatgatgattgactgatgatgaacggaatgggaTGGGGTTCTTGTTGCTCGCTTGATTGCAGGTGGCGCAGGTGCTGCTGACGCTGCCCTACTCCTTCTCGCAGCTGGGGATGCTCTCGGGCATCCTGCTGCAGCTCTTCTACGGCTTCCTCGGCAGCTGGACCGCCTACCTCATCAGCGTCCTCTACGTCGAGTACCGCTCCCGCAAGGAGAAGGAGGGCGTCAGCTTCAAGAACCACGTCATCCAGGTACCCACCTCCCCTGCCCCTTCCTGCAATCCATGGCGTGCTCCCCTCCCTCTTCTTCGCTAACGGATTGCAGTTCCCGGCTTCGCCAAACGGACACGCCTTTCTGTCGGCCGCTGCCGATCCCTGGCTGCAAAAATACGAAAATGCTCTCCTTTTTTcagtgaaaaataaataaaaaacggcCCGCTTCACGCGTTAGATATGCAGTCCCCTCAAGTTGCTTGTCGAACGGAAAGTATGAGTTGCAAATGCAGCGGGCAGAGTTCCTTCCTTAATCCTCCCCTTTTAGTCGCAAAACCAAAACCACATTTGCCCCCAAGTAATGATCACCATGCTTAATGATTCAAgtagtagtacagtactactactagtacgcaTGTACTAGAAACATGATGGAGTGTGAGTAGTGGTAACTGTGGTTGATTAATGGCGAAGCAAGAATTACTAATGAAGCTGCGATGTTGACCTCCCTCGCAGTGGTTCGAGGTGCTTGACGGGCTGCTGGGCCCGTACTGGAAGGCGGCCGGGCTGGCCTTCAACTGCACCTTCCTGCTCTTCGGCACCGTCATCCAGCTCATCGCCTGCGCCAGGTCAGTACTCAGCCGGTCCACCcaaccatcactctcatcatcgtacCCCTACCACTGTGTGTCCAGTTCACTTGCTGAGGGCTGAGACGAGCTAGCTAGTAAATAAACAAACTTTTTTTCTAATTTACTTACAGTAACATCTACTACATCAACGACCGGCTGGACAAGCGGACGTGGACGTACATCTTCGGCGCGTGTTGCGCGACGACGGTGTTCATCCCGTCCTTCCACAACTACCGGATCTGGTCCTTCCTGGGGCTGGGCATGACCACCTACACCGCCTGGTACCTGGCCATCGCCGCGCTCATCAACGGGCAGGTGGAGGGCGTCACCCACACCGGCCCCAACAAGCTCGTCCTCTACTTCACCGGCGCCACCAACATCCTCTACACCTTCGGCGGACACGCAGTCACTGTGTAAGCGACAccaatttctctctctctctctctctctctctctctctctctctctctctctctctctctctctctctctctctctttacagtttatttatctatctatctagTATTTGTTTGCTCAGTAAGTAAATTACTGCTAGTGGTACTCtgactgatgaagaagaagggtggtGAACTTTCCGCCGGGCTGCAGCTTTTGCCTGTGGATCGGGAGGACATGTCTGGATTGGATTGGAAACCCGGTTCTAGTTTCCCTCCATTCCAATGGTCCCCCGTCCCCGGTCCATGGTACTTGCAGCAGCAGCAGTACCAGGCCAACAGTAGTGTACTCTCGACAGTACAAGTTAATCTTGATTATAACTTACTAAACAAGATTGTAGCGGCACGTAGCCTTGCATCTAGCTAGCCCCATCCATCCAACCCATGGGGCGGCACAGATCCCAAATGCACAGCTAGGGCACTTAAAAACGTGATAGGCCGTGGTGGTGGGAACCGGCCTTTGGTTTAGCTTAGCTTAGCTAGCTTGCGGCCATTAGTCAGTCAGTCGGATGGAGCCTGGTGCGCTCATGTGCGGTGATGCATCCAAAAGGTCCTCCCTACCAGTACCAGCACCCACACACACATGATACAGTCTAGTCTAGAGGGGAAAAGAATTGGGGCGCGGTGTATTTTAGATCTCCAGCCACCATGCATTAGAGTAGAGCCCTTTATTCCCATTGCTCCTCTGCCGCTGCGATTAGTTAATTGTTAATCAAAACTTGATTGGATCATTGGTGTTTCCTGGTAGCTAGCTTAGCCATGATTTGAGGCCATGCGGGGGAATAATTAGCGTCTTCATCACTGAGTGCGGCGTTCAAACACCCTGGTCGCTCGCTAGTGGCCGCCGTTGGGCCGGAGATTTGAACCATTTTTATAGTCGTCTCATATATATCTCGTAGCTTCGGCGACCAGGGCGCTACTGTTAAAGTAAGTACAGTACGTAGCTGCTTATGCAGCTGGTGGTGGCGTAAAAACGGAAATGCTTTGGTATTGATGGAAGTGAAAGAAAAGGACTGGCCATGGCTGGTTTCATTGAATTGAATGAGTGAATTCCGCTAGTGCGGAGTTCACATCAAGAAATGCAATTCCGTCCTGGCTGGACCGGGACGTGCGTGAATGTTGCGACACATCATCATCTGCTGGTGATGATTCCGTTCCGCTCATCTTGCCATCATCTTGATGTTTTAGCCTAGTGGAGTGAGGGGGACACTGACCTACTACTTTAACAAGAAGTTGCATCTGAAGAGAAAGATCTCGTGGTGAATGTCCTTGGATGGCATTTCCACTCACCGTTTTCTGATCTCCGACAAGTTCCAAGTCCAGTTAGGTCGTTACTGCAACTAGCTCGGAGTGGAGTGGAGTGACATGATTAATTGATTGATTGTTAGGCAATTAGTATATATATAATTGGCAACGGACTTATTTGGCCGTATTTGCCGGGATCCTCTATTATTTGACCGGAGGATTGAGCTAGCTCGTGCACGCATGTGTGGTTGAGTGAGTGAAAGCTCGTCAGCGAGATTCCCCCTGCCGCCACGATCTTCTTCTTTGCAACCGAACTCCGTGATTAGGAAGAagcctttcttccgtatcatttgtACCAACTGAAGTCTCTGCGTCCACATTGACCCGCATCGCATGCATGTGCAGAGGCCGTTTTGTCCGTTAATTTCCTACTTCTTCTTCCATGATCGTTGATTATTGAAGCTCTGCCATTTCATTTAGTATAAACAGTTGTTTGTCAATAATGGTGGTGATGCTAATGTTGGTTGCATGGGCATTGGGCAGGGAGATCATGCACGCGATGTGGAAGCCGGCCAAGTTCAAGTACATCTACCTGCTGGCGACGCTGTACGTGTTCACGCTGACGCTGCCGTCGGCGTCGGCCATGTACTGGGCGTACGGGGACGAGCTGCTGGCGCACGCCAACGCCTTCTCGCTGCTGCCCAAGACGGCGTGGCGGGACGCGGCCGTCATCCTCATGCTCATCCACCAGTTCATCACCTTCGGCTTCGCCTGCACGCCGCTCTACTTCGTGTGGGAGAAGGTGATCGGCATGCACGACACCAAGAGCGTCTGCCTCCGCGCCCTCGCCAGGCTCCCCATCGTCGTCCCCATCTGGTTCCTCGCCATCATCTTCCCCTTCTTCGGCCCCATCAACTCCGCCGTCGGCGCCCTCCTCGTCAGCTTCACCGTCTACATCATCCCCGCGCTCGCCCACATGCTCACCTACCGATCCGCATCCGCCCGCGCCGTAAGTTTCCTCTACTCCTTTACTCTTCTCTATCTATACATGTATTGCATTGCATTTCTTTTTTTGCATAGAGGAGGATCATACTGTAGTGTACTGGCTTTGAGAAGAAGCTTAATTAGCATGTTCTTGTTAGTAAATGCGTGATGCTGCCGTGCGCCTAATTTCTTTCTCATCACTGTAGGAAGAGTACTGGTACCActgctttttctttctttattagtAGATTAGAGATCCGACCAGCTTAGCCAATCATTGCCAATGGCATCGTCGATGGATGATTAAGGATGGGATGAGTGAGGCCGTGCATTGCCAGCTccagctgcatgcatgcatgcattgcatggCCCGGTTCGCTTCATTCATCCATCCATCATCTCTTGGTAGCACACCACCACTGCACCAGCAGTCCAGTAGTACTACATCCATGGTCTGGTCCATCAGGCATCAACAGTGGCCCGGCCGATTCATCCATGGCGCATGAACAGCGGCCCGATTGCAACGCAACGCGCAGCGGAGGCAGAGAGACGTGCAATGGAATAGACAGTGGAGATCCGTGCACGTGCCACATGCACTGTTGACTGCACAGCCCCAGGTGGCCCCGCCTCCTGCTTAGAGCATGGTTAAGTCAGTGacatgtcatctacaacccatcttatagtcaacatctacaatagtaga contains:
- the LOC119277647 gene encoding auxin transporter-like protein 1; amino-acid sequence: MVPREHGDEAIVADGHGKEEEVGVMGVSSGGADGDEEQHGGGKFSVTSFLWHGGSVWDAWFSCASNQVAQVLLTLPYSFSQLGMLSGILLQLFYGFLGSWTAYLISVLYVEYRSRKEKEGVSFKNHVIQWFEVLDGLLGPYWKAAGLAFNCTFLLFGTVIQLIACASNIYYINDRLDKRTWTYIFGACCATTVFIPSFHNYRIWSFLGLGMTTYTAWYLAIAALINGQVEGVTHTGPNKLVLYFTGATNILYTFGGHAVTVEIMHAMWKPAKFKYIYLLATLYVFTLTLPSASAMYWAYGDELLAHANAFSLLPKTAWRDAAVILMLIHQFITFGFACTPLYFVWEKVIGMHDTKSVCLRALARLPIVVPIWFLAIIFPFFGPINSAVGALLVSFTVYIIPALAHMLTYRSASARANAAEKPPFFLPSWTGMFVLNAFIVVWVFVVGFGLGGWASMVNFIRQINTFGLFAKCYQCPKPGAAVAPSPSSLHH